Proteins encoded together in one Bradyrhizobium sp. PSBB068 window:
- the gltA gene encoding citrate (Si)-synthase encodes MDAKSSKTATLTIGNKNYDFPILSGTVGPDVIDIGKLYGQAGVFTYDPGFTSTGSCQSKITYIDGDAGVLEYRGYPIEQLAEHGDFLETCYLLLYGELPTPAQKKDFDHRVIHHTMVHEQMARFFQGFRRDAHPMAIMVAAVGALAAFYHDSTDINDPRQRMIASMRMIAKVPTLAAMAYKYTIGQPFIYPKNSLSFAENFLNMCFAVPCEDYKINPVLADALDKIFILHADHEQNASTSTVRIAGSSGANPFACIAAGIACLWGPAHGGANEAALNMLYGIGKVENIPDFIAKVKDKNSEVRLMGFGHRVYKNYDPRAKIMQKMCHAVLKETGHGDDPMLKVAMELERIALSDPYFIDRKLYPNVDFYSGITLKAMGFPVSMFTVLFAVARTVGWISQWSEMIEDPQQKIGRPRQLYTGVARRDYVQIDKRT; translated from the coding sequence ATGGACGCAAAATCCAGCAAGACAGCCACACTCACCATCGGCAACAAGAACTACGATTTCCCGATCCTGAGCGGCACGGTTGGGCCCGATGTCATCGACATCGGCAAGCTCTACGGCCAGGCCGGGGTGTTCACTTACGACCCCGGCTTCACCTCGACCGGCAGCTGCCAGTCGAAGATCACCTACATCGATGGCGATGCCGGTGTTCTCGAATACCGCGGCTATCCGATCGAGCAGCTCGCCGAGCACGGCGATTTCCTCGAAACCTGCTACCTGCTGCTCTACGGGGAGCTGCCGACCCCGGCGCAGAAGAAGGACTTCGACCACCGCGTGATCCATCACACGATGGTGCATGAGCAGATGGCCCGCTTCTTCCAGGGCTTCCGCCGCGACGCGCATCCGATGGCAATCATGGTGGCTGCCGTCGGCGCGCTCGCCGCGTTCTATCACGACTCCACCGACATCAACGATCCACGGCAGCGCATGATCGCCTCGATGCGGATGATCGCGAAGGTGCCGACGCTGGCGGCGATGGCCTACAAGTACACGATCGGCCAGCCCTTCATCTATCCGAAGAACTCGCTGTCCTTTGCCGAGAACTTCCTCAACATGTGCTTCGCGGTGCCCTGCGAGGACTACAAGATCAATCCGGTGCTCGCCGACGCACTCGACAAGATCTTCATCCTGCACGCCGACCACGAGCAGAACGCCTCGACCTCGACGGTGCGCATCGCCGGCTCCTCCGGCGCCAACCCGTTCGCCTGCATCGCGGCCGGCATCGCCTGCCTGTGGGGCCCGGCGCATGGCGGCGCCAACGAAGCCGCGCTCAACATGCTCTACGGCATCGGCAAGGTCGAAAACATTCCGGACTTCATCGCCAAGGTGAAGGACAAGAACAGCGAAGTCCGCCTGATGGGCTTCGGCCACCGCGTCTACAAGAACTACGACCCGCGCGCCAAGATCATGCAGAAGATGTGTCACGCGGTGCTGAAAGAGACCGGGCACGGCGACGATCCGATGCTCAAGGTCGCGATGGAGCTCGAGAGGATCGCGCTCAGCGATCCCTACTTCATCGATCGCAAGCTCTATCCGAACGTCGACTTCTATTCGGGCATCACGCTGAAGGCGATGGGCTTCCCGGTCTCGATGTTCACCGTGCTGTTCGCGGTCGCCCGCACCGTCGGCTGGATCAGCCAGTGGAGCGAGATGATCGAGGATCCGCAGCAGAAGATCGGTCGTCCCCGCCAGCTTTACACCGGCGTCGCGCGCCGCGACTATGTGCAGATCGACAAGCGCACGTAA
- the lpxA gene encoding acyl-ACP--UDP-N-acetylglucosamine O-acyltransferase — MSMIDPTARIADGAVIGAGTEIGPYCIIGPNVVLGENCKLIAHVTVSGHTRIGAGCVISPFAALGGPPQDLSYRGEPTRLEVGEACTIREGVTMNVGTIKGGGLTRVGDRGFFMNNSHVGHDCMVGNGVIFATSATLGGHCEIGDFVYIGGLSAVHQFTRVGSQVMIGGVCGVRGDIIPFGLANGQYAVLEGLNIIGMRRRQFTKARLATVRAFYQKLFHGPGIFAERLASVQPLASEDPAIAEILTFIEGGKLRPLCLPAGTN; from the coding sequence ATGAGCATGATCGACCCCACTGCGCGGATTGCGGATGGCGCTGTGATCGGGGCCGGCACCGAGATCGGTCCGTACTGCATCATCGGCCCCAACGTCGTGCTCGGTGAGAACTGCAAGCTGATCGCGCATGTCACGGTCAGTGGACATACCAGGATCGGCGCCGGCTGCGTCATCTCGCCGTTTGCCGCGCTCGGCGGGCCGCCGCAGGATCTCAGCTATCGCGGCGAGCCGACCCGTCTCGAAGTCGGCGAGGCCTGCACGATCCGCGAGGGCGTGACGATGAACGTCGGCACGATCAAGGGCGGCGGGCTCACCCGCGTGGGCGATCGCGGCTTCTTCATGAACAACAGCCATGTCGGCCACGACTGCATGGTCGGCAACGGCGTGATCTTCGCAACGTCGGCGACGCTCGGCGGTCATTGCGAGATCGGCGACTTCGTCTATATCGGCGGCCTGTCGGCGGTGCATCAGTTCACCCGGGTCGGCTCGCAGGTGATGATCGGCGGTGTTTGCGGCGTGCGCGGCGACATCATCCCGTTCGGGCTCGCCAACGGCCAGTACGCAGTGCTCGAAGGCCTCAACATCATCGGCATGCGCCGCCGCCAGTTCACCAAGGCGCGGCTCGCAACCGTGCGTGCGTTCTATCAGAAGCTGTTCCACGGCCCCGGCATCTTCGCCGAGCGGCTGGCTTCGGTGCAGCCGCTGGCGAGCGAGGATCCCGCGATCGCGGAAATCCTCACCTTCATCGAGGGCGGCAAGCTGCGGCCGCTCTGTCTTCCCGCCGGCACCAATTGA
- the lpxI gene encoding UDP-2,3-diacylglucosamine diphosphatase LpxI (LpxI, functionally equivalent to LpxH, replaces it in LPS biosynthesis in a minority of bacteria.), with amino-acid sequence MTSAAPSLSSPVGVIAGGGAMPFAVADQLAARGITPVLFALRGACDPARAQRFRHRWISVGQLGRATRLFRDEGCRDLIFIGTLVRPALSEIRIDWGTLRLLGHVVRAFRGGDDHLLSSVGRILEQQGFRMVGIKDVAPDLLMPEGAVTRVTPDSAALADIARGRGVLDALGPFDIGQAAVVIDGHVVAVEDIEGTDGLLARVARLRAEGRIRAKAGRGVLVKAPKSKQDLRFDLPTIGPRTVEGAATAGIAGIAVIAGNTLAAEPQALIEAADAKGLFVIGLAG; translated from the coding sequence ATGACGTCAGCGGCTCCCTCGCTTTCCTCGCCGGTCGGCGTGATCGCCGGCGGCGGTGCCATGCCGTTCGCGGTCGCCGATCAACTCGCCGCGCGCGGCATCACGCCGGTGCTGTTTGCACTGCGCGGCGCCTGCGATCCGGCACGTGCGCAGCGGTTTCGCCACCGCTGGATCTCGGTCGGTCAACTCGGGCGGGCGACGCGGCTATTTCGTGATGAAGGCTGCCGCGACCTGATCTTCATTGGCACCCTGGTGCGCCCGGCACTGTCGGAGATCAGAATCGACTGGGGCACGCTGCGCCTGCTCGGCCATGTCGTCCGCGCGTTTCGCGGCGGCGACGATCATTTGCTGTCGAGCGTCGGCCGCATCCTCGAGCAGCAAGGGTTCCGCATGGTCGGGATCAAGGATGTCGCGCCCGATCTCCTGATGCCCGAGGGCGCCGTGACCCGCGTGACACCCGACAGCGCCGCGCTCGCCGATATCGCGCGAGGCCGCGGCGTGCTCGATGCGCTCGGTCCGTTCGACATCGGCCAGGCCGCGGTGGTGATCGACGGTCACGTGGTCGCCGTCGAGGACATCGAGGGTACCGACGGGCTGCTGGCGCGGGTGGCGCGGCTGCGCGCCGAGGGGCGGATCCGTGCCAAGGCCGGCCGCGGCGTGCTGGTGAAGGCGCCGAAGAGCAAGCAGGATCTGCGCTTCGATCTGCCGACCATCGGCCCGCGGACGGTCGAGGGCGCGGCGACGGCGGGGATCGCCGGCATCGCCGTGATCGCCGGCAACACGCTCGCCGCCGAGCCGCAGGCCCTGATCGAGGCCGCCGACGCCAAGGGGCTGTTCGTCATCGGACTGGCGGGCTGA
- the lpxB gene encoding lipid-A-disaccharide synthase has product MQARSPSTDRKIFLIATEESGDRLGAALMKVLRQRLGDSVQFSGVGGRAMTAEGIAPLFPIEELSIVGLSAVVKQLPKILRLISRTADAALADAPDMLVIIDSPDFTHRVARRVRARNPDIPIVDYVSPSVWAWRPGRARAMRGYVDHVLALLPFEPEEYRKLQGPPCSYVGHPLTEQLASLRPNEEEQKRRDGQPPVLLVLPGSRRSEIRHHLALFGAALGKLNRQIPFELVLPTMPHLEAMVREGVASWPVAPRLAIGEIEKRAAFRVARAALAKSGTVTLELALSGIPMVTAYRVGAAEAFILRRAIRVSSVILANLVIGSDIIPEFLQENCTPDKLAEALVDVIKDSPERLRQLVAFATMDGKMSTGEQPPSVRAADIVLAELGLRSS; this is encoded by the coding sequence ATGCAGGCGCGTAGTCCCAGCACCGATCGCAAGATCTTCCTCATCGCCACCGAGGAATCCGGCGACCGTCTCGGCGCCGCGCTGATGAAGGTGCTGCGCCAGCGCCTCGGCGATAGCGTGCAGTTTTCCGGTGTCGGCGGCCGGGCGATGACCGCGGAGGGTATCGCTCCGCTGTTTCCGATCGAAGAACTCTCGATCGTTGGCCTTTCCGCCGTCGTGAAGCAACTGCCGAAAATCCTGCGGTTGATCAGCCGCACCGCCGACGCGGCGCTCGCCGACGCGCCCGATATGCTCGTCATCATCGACAGCCCCGACTTCACCCATCGCGTCGCCCGCCGGGTCCGCGCGCGCAATCCCGACATCCCGATCGTCGACTACGTGTCGCCGTCGGTCTGGGCCTGGCGGCCGGGCCGGGCGCGGGCGATGCGCGGTTATGTCGATCACGTGCTGGCGCTGCTGCCGTTCGAACCGGAGGAGTATCGCAAGCTGCAGGGACCGCCCTGCAGTTATGTCGGTCATCCCCTGACCGAGCAGCTCGCCTCGCTGCGCCCGAACGAGGAGGAGCAGAAGCGGCGCGACGGGCAGCCACCGGTTCTGCTGGTCCTGCCCGGAAGCCGGCGCAGCGAGATCAGGCATCATCTGGCGCTGTTCGGTGCTGCGCTCGGCAAGCTCAACCGGCAAATCCCGTTCGAGCTCGTGCTTCCCACCATGCCGCATCTCGAGGCGATGGTGCGCGAAGGGGTCGCCTCGTGGCCGGTGGCGCCGCGGCTCGCGATCGGCGAGATCGAGAAGCGCGCCGCATTCCGCGTCGCCCGTGCGGCGCTCGCGAAGTCCGGCACGGTGACGCTGGAGCTCGCGCTATCAGGGATTCCGATGGTGACGGCCTATCGCGTCGGCGCCGCCGAGGCGTTCATCCTGCGCCGCGCGATCCGGGTGTCGTCGGTGATCCTCGCCAATCTCGTCATCGGCAGCGATATCATCCCCGAGTTCCTGCAGGAGAACTGCACGCCGGACAAGCTCGCGGAGGCGCTGGTCGACGTGATCAAGGATTCGCCCGAGCGCCTGCGGCAGCTCGTCGCGTTCGCGACGATGGACGGCAAGATGTCGACCGGCGAGCAGCCGCCGAGCGTCCGCGCAGCCGACATCGTGCTGGCGGAATTGGGCCTGCGTTCGAGCTAA
- a CDS encoding KTSC domain-containing protein, which produces MVRAAALILSLFSAPIGPETVDLGNSTTIDLSHFDCCDINRSTIVQRVCYSAGARTLLVAVRGRYQHYCGVPAETYDALMIAPSMGVFLNRVLRIAGADGRYACRTS; this is translated from the coding sequence ATGGTCCGGGCCGCCGCGCTGATCCTCAGCCTGTTCTCTGCGCCGATCGGCCCGGAGACCGTCGACCTCGGCAACAGCACGACCATCGATCTCTCGCACTTCGACTGCTGCGACATCAATCGCAGCACGATCGTCCAGCGGGTCTGCTACAGCGCCGGCGCGCGGACACTGCTGGTCGCGGTCAGGGGCAGGTATCAGCACTATTGCGGCGTGCCTGCTGAAACCTACGACGCGCTGATGATCGCGCCGTCGATGGGCGTCTTCCTCAACCGCGTCCTGCGCATCGCCGGCGCGGACGGCCGGTATGCTTGCAGGACGTCGTGA